One genomic window of Hippocampus zosterae strain Florida chromosome 12, ASM2543408v3, whole genome shotgun sequence includes the following:
- the LOC127611809 gene encoding uncharacterized protein LOC127611809: MCTWHQDTLGRSSMIDLVVVSSDLRPHVLDTRVKRGAELSTDHHLVVSRLRWWGKMPVRPGRPKRIVRVCWERLAESPVRRSFNSHLRQSFSHVPGEAGDIEPEWTMFRASIVEAANLSCGRKVVGACRGGNPRTRLWTPAVRDAVKLKKESYRAFMACGTPEAADGYQLAKRNAALVVAEAKTRAWEEFGEAMEADFRTALRKFWSTIRRLRRGKQCTTNTVYSGDGALLTSTRDVVNQWAEYFEDLLNSTNTPSLEEAEPGDSEVGSPISVVEVTDVVKKLLGSKAPGVDEIRPEFLKALDVVGLSWLTRLCNIAWSTGRVPLDWQTGEFCGVCFVGMEYRTPCLGVVCSFVVCSQPPTPIEFIL, encoded by the coding sequence atgtgcacttggcaccaggacaccctaggccgtagttccatgatcgaccttgtggtcgtgtcatcggatttgcggccgcatgttctggacactcgggtgaagagaggggcggagctgtcaactgatcaccacctggtggtgagtaggctccgatggtgggggaagatgccggtccgtcctggcagacccaaacgtatagtgagggtttgttgggagcgtctggcggaatctcctgtcagaaggagtttcaactcccacctccgacagagcttttcccatgttccgggggaggcgggggacattgagcccgagtggaccatgttccgtgcctctattgttgaggcggccaatctgagttgtggccgtaaggtggttggtgcctgtcgtggcggcaacccccgtactcgcttgtggacaccagcagtaagggatgccgtcaagctgaagaaggagtcctatcgagcctttatggcctgtgggaccccagaggcagctgacgggtatcaactggccaagcggaacgcagctttggtggtcgccgaggcaaaaaccagagcatgggaagagttcggtgaggccatggaagccgacttccgaacggctttgaggaaattctggtccaccatccgacgtctcaggagggggaagcagtgcaccactaacactgtgtacagtggggatggggcgctgctgacttcaactcgggacgttgtgaaccagtgggcagaatacttcgaagacctcctcaactccaccaacacgccttccttggaggaagcagagcctggggactctgaggtgggctctcctatctctgtggttgaagtcaccgatgtggttaaaaagctcctcggtagcaaggccccaggggtggatgagatccgcccggagttcctcaaggctctggatgttgtggggctgtcctggttgacacgcctctgcaacatcgcgtggtcaacagggagagtgcctctggattggcagaccggggagttctgtggagtgtgcttcgtgggtatggagtaccgaaccccctgtctcggagttgtttgttcctttgttgtttgttcacaaccccccacccccatagaatttattttgtga